The Fimbriimonadaceae bacterium genome includes the window GAGCGCATCAAAGAGGCGATCAAGAAGGGACAGTGGGAGCCGCTTGGATCGATGTGGGTTGAGGCCGACTGCAACCTCTCTGGCTCTGAAGCGCTCGTGCGGCAGTTCCTCTATGGACGGCGATACTTCCGCGACAAGCTTGGCTACGAAACGCAGGATATGTGGCTGCCCGATGTCTTTGGCTACGCAGCGTCGATCCCTCAAATCCTGAAGAAGTTCAACATCGACTACTTCCTAACCCAGAAGATTAGTTGGAACCAGTTCAACAAATTCCCCCATCACACTTTCTGGTGGCACGGAATTGACGGTACGGAAGTCTGGTCTCATTTCCTCCCTGCTGACACCTATTGCGCCAGCTGCGAGCCCGAGAACCTGCTCTTCAACATGAAGAACTACAAGGATCACGCCCGATGCGATCATTCGCTGTATGTGTATGGTTACGGCGATGGTGGCGGTGGCCCCACTGAGCGGCATATTGAGTTCCTTCGCCGCGCTCGCACAGCCCCCGCCTTGCCAGAAATCAACCGTGGGAAGAAAGCTCTTGACTTTTTCCGCGATGCAAAAGCCAAAAGCAAAGATCTCACGCATTGGCACGGCGAGCTTTATCTGGAGCTCCACCGAGGCACTTACACCAGTCAGGCTGCGACCAAGAAAGGCAACCGCTTTAGCGAGTTTCTGCTCCGCGATGCCGAACTACTGAGCTGCTTCACCCCCGACTTCCCAAAGGCATATCCGCAAACCGAAATTGAGGATGCTTGGAAGCTCACGCTGCTCAACCAATTCCACGACATCCTGCCCGGTTCTTCGGTCAACGAGGTTTACCGCGATGCCGCCCGTGACTACGCAGAGATCGCAAGGGTCTGCAATGGTCTGATCGGCAAAGCGCTATCAAAGATCGGAAACAAGATGGACCGCTCAGAGATGGAGCGGCCCTATGCGATGTTCCAAAACGCATCGGTGCAATCGCAGGGAGAGATCGACTGGACCAGCAAGGACGAACCTCAGTCCATCACAACGGAAGATGAAAATCTGCCCGTACAAGTGATCGAGGCGTTCGGCGAGCGCAAGCTCATCTTCCCCACTCCGATGTCCGCGCTCGGTGCGGTGGCGATTGCCGATATCCGCGAAGAGGCCTCTGTCAGCAAGTATCGCCTCAAGGCTAGCCCTCGCAAGTTAGAAAATGGCGAGCTTCTCATTCGTTTCGACCAGCACGGAAACATCACGTCCATTCAGAGTCTTGAAGACGGAACCGAATTCGTCGAGCCCGGCAAGCTGGCAAACATGTTCCAGATTTTCGAGGACAAACCAAACTTTTGGTCGGCCTGGGATGTGGAAGTGTTCAGCTATGAGACCTCCCGCGATCTTGTAAAGAGTGAAAGCGTCGAGGTTGCTGAACGTGGTCCCGTGCGCTGTGCGATTGAAGTCGTCAAGCGCTTTAACAAGAGTACGATTCGCCAACGCATCAGTCTTGGCCCAACCCCCGGTATTCGCTTCGATACCGAAGTCGACTGGCACGAAGAGGACAAGATGCTGAAGGTGGCTTTCCCCGTGAACATCCACGCTCTCCGCGCAACATACGAAATCCAGTTCGGCAACGTGGAACGTCCAACCCACTACAACACGAGTTGGGATATGGCCCGTTTTGAGGTGCCCGCGCAGAAATGGGTAGACCTGAGCGAAGGCGATCAAGGGGTTGCCCTGCTCAACGATTGCAAGTATGGGCACGACATCAACGGAAACGTGATGCGCATGACCCTTCTCCGCGCACCCAAAGCTCCAGACCCTGAGTGCGATATGGGCAAGCATCGGTTCACCTACGTGCTGATGCCACACTTTGGGCCATACAACTACGCAGGCGTTGTCCAGGCTTCTTATGCCCTTAACGCGCCCTTGCGTTCAGTAGCGCTTGAGCCCGGAGCCGGAGCCGACGGCAATCTGCCCCCGCTCATCCAGGTCGATGACCGCAACGTGGTGGTCGAATCGGTGAAGAAGGCGGAGGACAGCAACGATCTGATTGTACGGCTGTATGAGTGTCACGGCAGTCGGGGCTTTGCCGATCTGTTCTGCGCACGCCCGATCGAGAGCGCTTGGATGTGCGACATGGAAGAGAACAACGTCGAAGATATTGAAGTGGCAGATGGCCGAGTGCTTTTCAACTATCGACCGTTCGAGATCATCACGCTGAAGCTGCGGTGTCCGTAAACTCCCCGCAAAAGCCACGCCCTCGATAACTGCGGTTATCAAGGGCGTGCTCGCAAACAGGTGTAGGCCCCCGAAAGGCCCGTTCCAGCTTGCAGCCGAGTATAATATCCCCTGGCTGTGCCGGATCGTCTAATGGCAGGACAACGGTTTTTGGTGTCGTACGTCTAGGTTCGAATCCTAGTCCGGCAGCCACTCTCCTCTTCCCAATCTTATATTCAGTCTGCGACGCCCAACCGTTGCCGCTGAACCTACGTTTAACCCGATTCTTGCCGTATAATTAACCATATGGACCGCGATCCGTTTAGGAAGCCGCCAGACCGCAATGAGCGGCATCAAGCAGCGGCACACGAAACTTTCTATATTGTCGCGGGAGTCGCCGTCGGCGTCATTATTTTTGCTATCCTCATGGCCTTTTTTGACCAAAGCACAAACGTGCGATGGTTCCCATGGGGCCGATAGTCAGCCTGCCATCGTAGCGTCCAATAGCAAACCTCAACAGGCTAATTGCGGGTGGCGTTTCCGTTGTCCATGTCCGACATGATCAGCCATCGGCCATCTTTGCCCTTTTGCAGAGTCAAGGTGAACTTGCCGATGTCGGGTTCGCCCTTTGCCTTGGAATAGCCGCCGATGATATAGCCGGTTGAGCCTTCTGCGGCATAAGCCCAAGCACGCAGGAACAGATCACCACCGGAATTCGCATAGCGCACCTTGATCGCTTCCCTGCCGCGCACAGGCGGCCTGCCCGTCGAAAGCACAAATCCATCTTCAGCAAACAGCTCAGACAGCGCTTTTGCATCCTTCTTCAGCCAAGCCGCCTCATAGTCCGAAAGCACACGCTGAAGGTCGGGCGGCAGATTGATGCTGGGTAACTGTTCTGCAGGGGTCTGAGCCCAAGCCGCTAACGCGATCACACAAGCAATGAAAGAGGCTAAGATCATTCTCATTCGGTCGTCTCCTATTCTTGGGAATACGCTCAACTCAAGTTGAGCGACACCTGTATTTCGATTTAACGACAACTCGAACGTCGATGGTGGCAGAATAGGCAACATGACACGCGGACGGATGGAAGCATTTAGTGATGCCGTCATTGCCATCGTGATGACCATCATGGTCTTGGAACTCAGGGCCCCAATCTCCGCCCAACTGGAGGCGCTCGGCGCTGTTTGGCCAGGGTTCCTTTGCTATGCGCTCAGCTTCACGTTCCTCGGGATCTATTGGAACAACCACCATCATATGCTGCACTCGGCCCACCACATCAGCGGGAGGGTGCTCTGGGCGAACATGCACCTGCTCTTCTGGCTTTCGATGATCCCGTTTGTGACGGCATGGATGGCCGAACACTTCGCTCGCGGCCCCGTACTGACCTACGGCGGCGTACTCCTGCTCTGCGCGATCGCGTACTACATCCTTGCCCGAACTCTCGTCGCTGCCAATGGCAAGGACTCGGCAATTTCGAAGAGTCTTGGAGCGGACTTCAAAGGCAAAATCTCAATCCTGATTTATGCTGCTTCGATGGGAATTGCTTGGCTCATGCCATCACTCGCATGCGCCCTTTATGTGCTCGTGGCGCTGATGTGGCTTGTTCCAGATCGTCGGTTTGAGCACGTACATGCCGATCCAACAGCCTAAGCCTTCTTCGACGCTGCGGATTCGGGTGAAACGAGCACGTTGAGTGAGCTTGGCTCGACACGGATTTCAGCCTCACGGGCTTTGACGGCGTCGCCATCGAGCACAAATCGTCCCGTCTTTGAAAGGGTGATTTGAACCTGGGAGAGCTCAGCACTCCAGACCGTGGGCAACTCCGTGTGCCGTCCAAACAAGAGCCCAAGACCATAACGAAAGAGACTCCCGCGATCACCCTTCTTCACCACATATACGGAGAGTTTTCCGTCTGTGATGGAGGCCGATTCCGTCACGCGAAAAGGGCCGCCATGCTGTTGAGAACTCGCCGCGACAAACTGAACTGCACGCAGATCAAGCGCCTCCTTCTCCGACTCAATACGGATTCGGAATGACTTTGCAAATCGAACGGCTCGAAAAAGGGCTGGGATATAAACAAGACGTCCAAACTTCCCTTTGGGAGAGTTCGCGATGATATCCATGATCTTGGAAGTGATACCAAGCGTCGCGACGTTTACAAAGACATCCGAGTTGAACCTGCCAACGTCGATCTTGGCGGGTACGGCCTGCTCGTCGAGAAATGTCATCGCATCGGCAGTCGAAATAGGGATTCCAAGTTCATGAGCAAGAGCATTCCCCGTTCCCAGAGGTAAGACACCAAGCATGGTATCCGTGCCCAACAAGAGTTCGGCCGCTTTACGGATGGTGCCGTCGCCACCACCGACGATCAAAGTGCCAACGTCCTTTTTGGCGCTTGTGATCGCCTTCTCGAACGCCTGAACACTCTCGACCACGCAGATTTCTTTAGCAGCCTCACCCCATCGTTCACGGATCAGATCGATAACCTGGTCACCACTCCGTGCATGAGCATTGAGGACAACAGAAAACTTGCCTTTCATAAACCCCTATCAAGGTACGCCTCTCACACCAGGAAACGTACTATGACAGGTGCGATTCGAGGAACCAAAGCTGGACTTCCAGTCCCCGGCTTACCTGCGTGAGCAGATCGGCAGTGATAGGGTCACCCGCTTCGTCCATGCGAACTATGGATTGATGGAGCATTTCAACGCAGTGGCCCACAGCTTCACAGACGGCCTTGATCGCAGTCTGGCCTGCAATTACCCCCGTCGGAAACCCCTTCAAGGAGCTTTGCTTTGAGACGACTGCAGTCGAAGCCACGACTGGTTCGCCGAGCTGACGAATCCTCTCAGCAATCAGATCAACCCCTTCCAAAACCGCGGCTCCGACTTCATCAAAAAGCCTGTGCACGGCGATAAAATCAGGGTCGCGAAGATTCCAATGGGCCAGCTTAATCTGATTATAAAGATCAATGCTGTCGACAAGTAAAGGATTGAGCTCTGACACTGCTGCCTTTTTACGGTCATTTGATATTGGATTGAAGTTAACTTTGGGCATTTTTCTCACTTTCTAAAATAACCCGAAGAATCGGGCGTATAGATTCATATGTTACATTACGCCGTTGTGTTCTTGATCATAGCGATCATTGCGGCTATTTTTGGATTCGGCAGCATTGCCGGAACGGCTGCAAGTATCGCCAAGATTCTGTTCTTTGTTTTCTTAGCCATGGCTGTCATATCGTTCTTGACTAAGAAAAAGACAATCTGACTTGATTGCCAACAAAGCCTCACTATATGTTCTAATGGCGCATTCGATTGCGTTACTTCATGCTACAATTGAAGCGTGAATGGAGACACACTTGATCGCCTGCGCACCCTATGTATGGCGCTGCCAGAAGCGACTGAACGTCTTAGTCATGGCGAACCGTCGTGGTTCGTCGGCAAGGGTAAGCAGTTTGTCATTTACGCCAACCATCACCACGACAATCGACTGGCGTTTTGGTGTGCGGCTCCGCCAGGAGTCCAAGAGGCGTTAGTCTCAGACGAGCCTCAGAGGTTTTTTCGCCCGCCCTATGTCGGCCCGAAAGGTTGGTTGGGAGTGTATTTGGATGTGCCCTTGGATTGGGATGAGATTGCTGGGATTGTTGAGAATGCCTACCGAACGGTCGCCCCGGCGAAGTTAGCTGCTTTGTTGGATACGGATCGGAGCTGAACTCGGCTTTGTGACGTGCTGCCTTGAAAACAAGAGCACGACAGCGGCACAGCCCCCTAAGACACCGTAAGCCACTATCACATCGGGCAAAGAAGCAATGCGTACGATTAATATGCCCCGTACCTCTAAGATCATCAGAGCATAGGCAAGTGCTATCCAGATAAAGCGAGGCCACTTGAATTGAAGATTCGGTTGGTAGCCAGCAACTGTCCAAACCAGGAATCCACAAATCAGCCATCCTAAGTACCAGAACACGGGCGAGGTTTCTTTGAATTGGTAGCCGCCGAGGTGTGCATGAAAATTGGTTGTCTCATCCATTGGGGCTACGATGCCAGCGGGAATGTAGGAAGGGATGGTTACGAACACATGGTATAACCATTGTTCGACAGTTTCCGAACCCATTCCCACGACAAAAAGCAAAACCCACAGCGACGCCACTATACTGAGAGCAACTCTATTCGCAGTGTTAACTCGTGACTTCATGGGAAACACCTACGTATACGACCACTTACTGTAGATACGAGGTTCATGCACCCGGTTTTGCCGTCCGATCTATAAGGTCATTTCGCGTAGTCTGAAACCGTCGGGGATTGGGAACCGTCATAGACAGGCGTTTTGTCCTCAGCAAGAATGGCGAGTTCCGCATCATAGCCTCCCAGGATCGTTGCCAACCAAGCTGCACCAGCCCGTGCGTATGGTCGCTTATGGTCGTCGACCGCCTTCTTGCAAGTTGAATGAATCCGCGCCCACACCGTGTCTGGTAGCTGATGCATTCCTCTGCCCTTCCACCGCTCTGCCCACTGTGCGTTCTGTGCAGCGTTAGCGAGGGCAAAGATTGCCGAACTTCGCGTTGAGTCATGAGCCGACTCATCCTCGTAGATATCGATTAGTCTTTCAACGTTCAGGGAATTGATCTGCGGAGAACGGTTCAGCGCAATGATGACCCAGTCGCCAAACTCTTGGGCTTTGTGAAGGTCAAGCTGTTTCCACAAATAGTGGGCAACCCATGGAGCCCGGTCATCCCTCGCCATGGCTAGCAGCGCTGTGACTCTGATGCCTGCTTTGTCCTCGCCCTCGCATAGATTTTCATATACCCATCTCGCAGTCTTCGCCGAGGCACCATGTTTGCGACTAGGTTCGAGGCAGAGCATCAACTGACTCGTGCTCATCGCACGCAGTTGTTCCTTTCGCCACTTCCACCCATGCTTAGGCAATCATTATCTCCTTCTGTCTATTTCACATATCCTATAGCAGTATTTCAAGAACAGGTCACTTGTACGCCAAGGACACCCGCCGCTCCGCAATCCCAATCCGGGCGCTCGACCCGCTATTGAACGGCAAGAAGTCCTCTTCAATTCCATCGCTGAAGATCACCCCGTTCTGCGGCATCTCCGAGACAAGAAGAAGCTCCTCCCCTTCGACAATCCGACCCGCACAAAGCGACGTTTGCGTGATCTTGCTCCCGAACGGCTCCCGCACGCTAAATCTTAGCTCTGGTGAACTCATCGACCAAGCATAGTCCGGCTCTCTTTGAGGCTCATTCCATACCGACGCGCTAATCTCCTCGGCGCCAGTCACCACCGACCGATACCACCCCGTCGAGCCCGCCCCCGTCGAGACAATGATCCCACTGGAAGAGTGCCTTTCTCGACGGCCTTCAAACGCGATCTCGTAACGGGCGGAGACGTGGGTTCGCTGACCGATAAAAAGGTCGTTCACACCAAAGAGAGTCTGCCCGTTGTTCAGAGTAGCCTGGGCCATCACAACCTGTGTCAGATTCAGCCTTTGAGCAAGAACAGCTTTCCAAACTGCTTCCACATGATAAGTCGAGAAGGTCGCCAACACGCCATCGATCCGACTGGGGTCCGGGTTAAAAGGAATGATAGGTTGATGATCCAAATACTTTGCCGTGTTTACGACAAGACCATCTGGACCAAGCGTGGCGACCAGATCATGCGGCCCGAATACGAAGTTAGGAAGAAACTTCCGGTCGACCTCTTGAAACCGAATGCCCTCGGGAATGCTCGCCCGGATGAGGTCCAGTGCGCTTTCATAGCGGGCATGAAAGTCAGCAAAGTCGTCGTATGAGCCTCCACCATGGGTCAGATAAAAGCGGGCCTGTTCCGCGCTGCCAAACCGCTCGATCAGTTCTTCCAGCGGGGTCTTCTTAGTGATAAGAACAATCTTATCAACTCTTTCCACTAGGTGTTCCCTTGCTGTCCAAGAGCGCGGCCAAAACCTCGGAGGTGATGGTCAGGTTTCCTACCTTTTGGGCATTGTCTCCAATCGACTTGATCCCGAGAGCGAGGATCTCTTGGGGCGTAAGCGCACTGTAAGCCTTCAACTCCATTTCGAGGGCCCTTGCTCGATAGGCTGCCTCTTCTTCAGTCGCCTTGCCTCGCGTCTCAGCTTCCTTCAAGGCATTCGCCCCCTCCAAATCCAACAGCTTGTCGCGCTGTGCCGCAAGAGCGATATCGGCGTCCATTTGCTTCTCCTGAATCTTCTGTTCATTCTCGACTGCGGCTTCCCGACGGGCATAAATCGCTTCATCGGCTTTCCTCAACAAAGTCTCACGATAATCGGCTTCCAGCGCTTTGCCCACCTCTGGGGTAGGTGTGATCGACAGGAAGTGCAGACCCAATACCGCCACACCTAACTCAGCCAGCACCTCCGAGCTTTGCACTTGTGCATAGACCGCGTTGGCAACCGTATCCGACTGCCGGATCGTTTCTTCAAGGGTTAGCGCCTGGATTTCAGCCCGCGTATGCAGCTGAATCACGTTCGCAACCCTCTGCGGTAAACGCTCCAAATCGGTGCTCATCCGCTTGCGAGAGCGCGCATCGATGGTGAAATTCATCGTCTCCGCCGCCCGCTCCGCGTTTGCGATGCGATAGGTGTACTGCCCTTGAATCGTGACCTGCTGGAAGTTGTTCGTCACCTCGTTGAAGACGAAATTGCCATCCATGCTGCTGGTTGGCACCAAGACGATATTGGTCTTCAATGGCATATAAGGAAAGGAGAGACCAAGCCCTTGCCGGCGAGTCTTGCCATCGACTACCTGCATCACATACTCGGTCGGCTGCGCTTTAAAGTAGCTAACGATCACATCTCAGGTTTACCCTACTTGCGTCGGTACTCAACGTACTATGCTGTGCAAAAGGTTGTTGCACCGCTGCAGCGCCAAAGGCGAAACCGATAGCCGATGACGAGAAGCCTAAATCATTCAGACTCTGGTTTCCCAAAAAAATCGCATATGCAAAGACTGTTGAACGGAAGGTTACGAATGTCAGCGCTCAATTAAACTCTTTACGACAAAATTTTGGGATTCGCAGAGCAATACTTCCAGTGTCCTGTCCAATCCGCAGTGAAGCATTCATCCCGTCTGGCTTCCGAATTTGTCCGAGAACTGGATCAGCAGACCAAGTGACTGCCTTAGCGTTCTATAGTCTGAAATGACGGAGCCGTAAAAATAGCCGTCAGTGACAATAATACAAGAAGGGGTTTAGCATATGCTGATGTACTTTTAGATTGTTGCACAGATCTGGCGAGCTCAAACTTATAATGACAACGGGACAGAGGGAGGCAACGTCTATCCCGTTGTCGGCGCAAGTTTACTTACATGAAAGTTTTTTTCGGGCTGTCATGTATGCTATTGACCCCATCAGCAATGCCGCTAATGATGCGGGTTCTGGAACCGGATCAAGAGTCGCCGTTAGAACTCCACTATTATCGGAGAGTGTACCGATTGTGTCGGTGATCATTACTCGAACGTCTCGGCCAAAGACTTCAGTCGAGCCCCCAACCATAACTGGGGCGTAATCAATCGCGCCGTCCGGCGTGATGAATTGCAACATTGCACCATGATACGGCGAGCTTGGAGATCCATGATGGGCAAAACCCGACAGGCTTACCTTGTATATGCCAATGGTTGAGCTTGTCAAGAAAGGCTGAACTGTTGTATGCGTGTGCTCTGCAACGTTCGTGTTTGCAAAGAGCGTCCCGGCAAACTGAACGTTGTTCGCACCATCGCGTAATATCAGGTCAACCTGACCTGAGTTATCGAATAGACTCCCCTGGGCATCGGTCAGGAATGCAATCCCGGGGCTCAAAGCATTCAGGTTCGAGTTCCCACTGATCGGGACTCGCATGTATGAGATGCCACTGCCCGGCGGATGAAACTGCCAGACGATGGACTTCCAGATGGCAGAAGCCGGAGCCCCGTAGCGTGGACTACCTTGAGCTTCAAGGGATAGTGATCCGCCAAGGCCAGGCAAGTACGCGGAGTTTGTCGTAGTCAATTCAAGGACATTAGTCTGTGAATCGATTGATACTGATTCGTTGCTCATTGCGAAACTTGCCGCTAAAGCAATGCAGAAAGCAACAATGATTCTCAATTTTGAAACATTTTTCAATTTTGCACCCCTATCGGTGAATGGCGAACCGCGATAGCAATTCACGCACTAGGTTAGGTGCAGCAAATCTTTTTCTCCATGCGTTGCTATTAAAAAAATTGGAGAGCATTCAACTATTTTCTCGCTTGTGCATGGGAAGAAAACGTGATCCTGTCTAATAAAGTGAAGAGAACTTTCAGCAACCTCTTTGCATCGCCTTGAAGTTGTTGATGGGAGGCATGATGAAGGATTTCGACAAGTTTTTACGCGACAATTTTATTGGCGTCTATCGCTTCTGTCGGGCATGGCTCAAGAATCCCGATCTTGCGAACGACGCAACTGTAGCGATTATGTTGAAGGCGAAAGAAGAGTATGCAAGGTTACAAAGTGCTAGAGATCCGA containing:
- a CDS encoding nuclear transport factor 2 family protein, with the translated sequence MRMILASFIACVIALAAWAQTPAEQLPSINLPPDLQRVLSDYEAAWLKKDAKALSELFAEDGFVLSTGRPPVRGREAIKVRYANSGGDLFLRAWAYAAEGSTGYIIGGYSKAKGEPDIGKFTLTLQKGKDGRWLIMSDMDNGNATRN
- the dps gene encoding DNA starvation/stationary phase protection protein Dps, whose protein sequence is MPKVNFNPISNDRKKAAVSELNPLLVDSIDLYNQIKLAHWNLRDPDFIAVHRLFDEVGAAVLEGVDLIAERIRQLGEPVVASTAVVSKQSSLKGFPTGVIAGQTAIKAVCEAVGHCVEMLHQSIVRMDEAGDPITADLLTQVSRGLEVQLWFLESHLS
- a CDS encoding PEP-CTERM sorting domain-containing protein (PEP-CTERM proteins occur, often in large numbers, in the proteomes of bacteria that also encode an exosortase, a predicted intramembrane cysteine proteinase. The presence of a PEP-CTERM domain at a protein's C-terminus predicts cleavage within the sorting domain, followed by covalent anchoring to some some component of the (usually Gram-negative) cell surface. Many PEP-CTERM proteins exhibit an unusual sequence composition that includes large numbers of potential glycosylation sites. Expression of one such protein has been shown restore the ability of a bacterium to form floc, a type of biofilm.), whose amino-acid sequence is MKNVSKLRIIVAFCIALAASFAMSNESVSIDSQTNVLELTTTNSAYLPGLGGSLSLEAQGSPRYGAPASAIWKSIVWQFHPPGSGISYMRVPISGNSNLNALSPGIAFLTDAQGSLFDNSGQVDLILRDGANNVQFAGTLFANTNVAEHTHTTVQPFLTSSTIGIYKVSLSGFAHHGSPSSPYHGAMLQFITPDGAIDYAPVMVGGSTEVFGRDVRVMITDTIGTLSDNSGVLTATLDPVPEPASLAALLMGSIAYMTARKKLSCK
- a CDS encoding DUF1211 domain-containing protein produces the protein MTRGRMEAFSDAVIAIVMTIMVLELRAPISAQLEALGAVWPGFLCYALSFTFLGIYWNNHHHMLHSAHHISGRVLWANMHLLFWLSMIPFVTAWMAEHFARGPVLTYGGVLLLCAIAYYILARTLVAANGKDSAISKSLGADFKGKISILIYAASMGIAWLMPSLACALYVLVALMWLVPDRRFEHVHADPTA
- a CDS encoding SPFH domain-containing protein: MIVSYFKAQPTEYVMQVVDGKTRRQGLGLSFPYMPLKTNIVLVPTSSMDGNFVFNEVTNNFQQVTIQGQYTYRIANAERAAETMNFTIDARSRKRMSTDLERLPQRVANVIQLHTRAEIQALTLEETIRQSDTVANAVYAQVQSSEVLAELGVAVLGLHFLSITPTPEVGKALEADYRETLLRKADEAIYARREAAVENEQKIQEKQMDADIALAAQRDKLLDLEGANALKEAETRGKATEEEAAYRARALEMELKAYSALTPQEILALGIKSIGDNAQKVGNLTITSEVLAALLDSKGTPSGKS
- a CDS encoding MmcQ/YjbR family DNA-binding protein, producing MNGDTLDRLRTLCMALPEATERLSHGEPSWFVGKGKQFVIYANHHHDNRLAFWCAAPPGVQEALVSDEPQRFFRPPYVGPKGWLGVYLDVPLDWDEIAGIVENAYRTVAPAKLAALLDTDRS
- a CDS encoding DUF1328 domain-containing protein, coding for MLHYAVVFLIIAIIAAIFGFGSIAGTAASIAKILFFVFLAMAVISFLTKKKTI
- a CDS encoding alpha-mannosidase, which produces MLKHSDLTITRVLRLIDNELKPNIYGESVPLTVEICDVPHTNEKDAKKGPFKTVEPGYKYGPAYTTFWFRVSGTVPKNWAGKLYGMRADLDTERTVWADNSPWLGLDSQHDVMPFSSDTYGPCPIDAQPGKKVTVYIQAYTPNPQCRVYVKELPREDLVSTVKSVDLVIINHDIKELLWDIDFCLNLVRKLPQDEPAFHTILRGLNDACNLFRLGSPETYGRCRKVLRDAMASLPESHKHTMTAVGHAHLDTAWLWPLDVTHKKMAHTAANQLALMARYPEYVFVHSQASQYEWVEMEYPVLFERIKEAIKKGQWEPLGSMWVEADCNLSGSEALVRQFLYGRRYFRDKLGYETQDMWLPDVFGYAASIPQILKKFNIDYFLTQKISWNQFNKFPHHTFWWHGIDGTEVWSHFLPADTYCASCEPENLLFNMKNYKDHARCDHSLYVYGYGDGGGGPTERHIEFLRRARTAPALPEINRGKKALDFFRDAKAKSKDLTHWHGELYLELHRGTYTSQAATKKGNRFSEFLLRDAELLSCFTPDFPKAYPQTEIEDAWKLTLLNQFHDILPGSSVNEVYRDAARDYAEIARVCNGLIGKALSKIGNKMDRSEMERPYAMFQNASVQSQGEIDWTSKDEPQSITTEDENLPVQVIEAFGERKLIFPTPMSALGAVAIADIREEASVSKYRLKASPRKLENGELLIRFDQHGNITSIQSLEDGTEFVEPGKLANMFQIFEDKPNFWSAWDVEVFSYETSRDLVKSESVEVAERGPVRCAIEVVKRFNKSTIRQRISLGPTPGIRFDTEVDWHEEDKMLKVAFPVNIHALRATYEIQFGNVERPTHYNTSWDMARFEVPAQKWVDLSEGDQGVALLNDCKYGHDINGNVMRMTLLRAPKAPDPECDMGKHRFTYVLMPHFGPYNYAGVVQASYALNAPLRSVALEPGAGADGNLPPLIQVDDRNVVVESVKKAEDSNDLIVRLYECHGSRGFADLFCARPIESAWMCDMEENNVEDIEVADGRVLFNYRPFEIITLKLRCP